CGGCGGAGGGTGGCGAGCGCGCCCTCGGCCTGCCCGGGGGTGGCGTCGAGGGCGGCGGCGAGCGCGTCCGGCCCGGCGGGCGCGGGCAGGACGAGCAGGGCCTCCAGGACGGCGAGGGTGAAGCGGTCAAGCCGGTCGAGCGCGCGGGACACGGCGGCGGGCGTGGCGGCGCGGGCGGCGAGCGCGGTCAGGTCGGCGGGGACGGGGGCCAGCAGCTCGGGACGCGCGGCCAGCAGCGCGCGCAGTTCGTCGTCGCCGCGCGCGCGCAACCAGTCCGCATACGTTTCCATGCCGTTCCCCAACTTTAAGTCGCGTGCATGCCGCAGGCACGCGGGCCTCCAGGTTAGAGGCCCGCGCGAGGTGGGGAACTCCGGCGGACCGCGATCAGGTGGCGGGTGTGCGCTCCAGATGCACCAGCCCGAGGCCGAGACGCGCCCAGCTCTCCACGAACCGCTTCTCGTCGATGCGCGTGGGCGGCTCGTACATCGCCTCGTTCGCGAGCCAGTAGTTCACCACGGCGCCGCCGAGGATGGACGCGACGGCGGGCCAGTCCTCGTCGAAGCCCTCGAACTCGGGCTGCGCCGCCAGCCAGGTGGCGATCCCGTCGTACAGCGGGTTGACGATGCCCTCGCGCATCTCCGCCACCAGGTTCGGGAACTGGTCGAGGTCGCGGAACAGGACCCGGATGAGGTCCTGCTCCTCGCGCATCTTGGCCAGCCCGGCCTGGCACGTCATGCGCAGCCGGGTCTCGAGCGGGCGCTCCTCGAACGCGGTGGACTGCGTGAGGACGTCGCTGATCTGCCGGCGGGTCCGCTCGATGTGCTCGCGGATGGCCGAGGAGAGCACCTCCTCCTTGGACCGGAAGTGCCGGTAGAGACCGCCCGCGCCCGGGGACAGGCCGGCCGCCGCCTCGATCTCGGCGACCGACGTCGCCGCGTAGCCCCGGTCGGCGAACAGCCGGAGCGACTCGGAGACGATGCGGTCGCGCGTAGATGTCGTCATGGTGATGAATTCCTCCGCAAGAACAGTAAGGCATGTTCAGGCGGCCGGTCCCCCGCGTCGCGCGCGGCGCGCCCGAATCCGTGATGCCGCTCGCGGCGAGGTGCCCGGCGACTAGAGTTCCTTCGTCCGCGCCCCGTCGCCGGAGGGGCGTCGCCAGGAAAGGTCGGCGATGTTCAAGTCTCCGCGGAAGGCGG
The sequence above is a segment of the Actinomadura coerulea genome. Coding sequences within it:
- a CDS encoding TetR/AcrR family transcriptional regulator, with the protein product MTTSTRDRIVSESLRLFADRGYAATSVAEIEAAAGLSPGAGGLYRHFRSKEEVLSSAIREHIERTRRQISDVLTQSTAFEERPLETRLRMTCQAGLAKMREEQDLIRVLFRDLDQFPNLVAEMREGIVNPLYDGIATWLAAQPEFEGFDEDWPAVASILGGAVVNYWLANEAMYEPPTRIDEKRFVESWARLGLGLVHLERTPAT